DNA from Sorangium aterium:
GAGCGCTGCTGCGGCGACGGCGTCCAGCAGGCGTCCGAGCTGTGCGACGACGGCAATGCGCAGAGCGGCGACGGCTGCTCGTCGAGCTGCCTCCTGGAGACGAAGGGCGCGTGCTGCCAGTCCCAGGGCTGCACCGACCTCGGCACGGGCGGCATCAGCTCCAGCGCGAGCTGCCGTGAGGCCGGCGGCTACTTCGTGAGCGGCTACAGCTGCGCGCAGATCGACGCCTGCGGGGCCGAGCCCATCGGCTCGTGCACGGAGCCCGACGGCGCCTGTCACACGCCGACCTACGAGGCGCAGTGCGACGCGGTGAGCGGCGTGTTCGTCGTCGGCGGCCACTGCGAGAACGAGCCGGAGCGGCTGACGCTCCAGCCCGGCAGCGCCGGCGTCGATGCGACAATCACCAGCCTGAGCTCGGGTGTCGGGACCAACAATGGGAATTCCCCGAACCTGACCGCGGGGCTGTGGACCTCTGGCGGCACCAAATACGCGAACCGGGGCCTGTTCCGCTTCGATCTGTCGCCCATCCCGGCGGGCTCCACGATCGAGCGGGCGCGCCTCAGCCTCTACGCCGATCCCGCCGCGCGCCTCTACGGCCAGGGTACCTCGAACGGCCTCGGCCCGGGGCACTCGACGCTCGGCGGCTCCAACGCCTTCCTGCTCCAGCGCGTCACCTCGGCGTGGCAGGAGAACACCGTGACCTGGGCCAACCAGCCCACGACCACGGCGCTCCACGAGGTGCTCCTGCCGCGGAGCACGTCGGATGGTCAGGATTACGAGCGCGTGGACGTGACGGAACTCGTGCGGGACATGCTGAGCGCGCCCTCGAGCAACCACGGCTTCCTGATGCGGCTCCAGGACGAGGTGGTGAAGCACCGGGAGGTCTCGTTCACGTCGAGCGACTACGCGGTCGACGTGCGGCGCCCCAAGCTCGAGGTGGTGTTCCGGAGGCCCTGAACGCCGGCGCGATAGAGCGACGGTCACCCGCTTCGGAGACGGGCCCACCTCGGCATTTTCGGTGCTCAGCGCACCGGAGTGCGCCTGCGCGCCGAAAACGCCGATCTGGGCCCGTCTCCTGCGCGGGAGACCGCCGCTCTGCTCTGCATGGTGCAAAGGTGGGCAGAAACCGCTGTATACCTTTGGTTTTGATCGACACTCAAGAAGGATTGGAGATGATGAGAAGCTCATTCAGAATGTTCGCAAGCGTCGCCGGCGGTCTCCTCACGAGCGTTGCGGGGGTGTCTGCCGCGTTTGCCCAGGTCGCCCCGCTGGACACCAACCATGTGGTGATCATCGACCGGTCCGGCAGCATGTACGGCGACCGCATCGCGCTCGCGAAGAAGGCGGCCAAGATCTACTGGAACACGCTCGTATCGAGCAATGTGCCCGCGTCGCAGTCGTTCACGGAGATGCTCGGCGTGGCGAGCTACTCCGACACCTCGTCGATCACGTACCCCTTGACGGCGCTGCCGGCGTCCGGCCTGGACACGGCGGTCGACGCGCTGGTCGCGGACGGGTCGACCTCGATCGGGGCGGGCCTAGAGGAGGCGCTCGACATGCTGGTCGCCGAGAGCCCGACCAAGAGCGCGCGCGAGTGCGTCATCCTGCTGTCGGACGGGCAGCACAACACGCCGCCTGCCCCGAGCGACTTCTATGGGGACTATTACAACCGAGTGGAGGAGGTCCACTCGATCGCGCTCGGGTCGGGGGCGGACGAGGCGATGATGAGCGACATCGCGGCGAACTACGGGGTCTCGCCCGGGCTCTACCTGCGCGCCGACAGCGACACCGCGATCGACCAGCTCGAGCTGATCGGCGCGTTCAACCGCATGGCGAACGACTGTCGCGACGGCGGCATGATCGATCAGGTGCTGACGGAGATCCTGCCGCAGTCGACGTCGTGCGCGGACGCGTTCGTCTCGGCGGCGCAGATCGTGGATTTCACGATGATCTTCGTCGGAGCGGCCGCGCCGAAAGTCTACTTGCTGCCCCCTTGGGACCAGACTTCCGAGATCACCGAGACGAACTTCGCCACGTCGGGCTCCGACCTGACCTTCTTTTCGGCCGAGAACTTCAAGCGCTTCTCCCTGAACCTGACGCAGCCGTACGAGGAGGGGTCCTGGCAGTTCTGCGCCACGAACACCTCGGATCAGCCCATCTACCTCTACTCCGCGGTGTCGACCCTGGCCGACACGATCTCGCTCCGGGTCACGCCGAGCACGCTGAACGTCGGGACGGCGCCGCTCATCGTGGAGGCCGAGGTGAGCCACCTGGGCAGCCCGGTCCTAGGCGCCACGGTCAGCGCGCAGATGACCGGCCCGAGCGGCGCGGTCACGCCCCTGGCGTTCCACGACGACGGCGCTGCCGCGCACGGCGACGCGACGGCCAACGACGGCGTCTACTCGCTGAAGGTCGGCCAGTTCGCCGAGACGGGGAGCCACGACGTCACGGTGTTCGCGGACTACGCGGGCAGCGCCACCGTCCCGATGTTCACGCGGCAGCACACGTTCGGGTTCTACAAGAACCCCGCGCCGCCCTGCCAGAGCCTGGGGCCGATGAGCACGGCTATCGTCGCGTCGGTCAACGGGACCTCCTGCTTCCAGATCGATCGGGCGAGCCTCCCGACCGCCTGGACGCCGGCGACCCTGACGCTGCAGATGAGCCCGACGGACGGCGTCCCGCTGAACGGCGTCAGCGTGTCGGCCAACGGCGGGACGCCCCAGAGCGCCCCGGCGAACAGCTGGTCCGCAACGACCACGATCCCGTTCCCGGGCAGGGCGAACGACGTTGTCTATCAGGTGAACACGACGAGCAACAGGCAGCTTCGGATTCAATGGTATCCGTGACGCTGCACGACGGTCTCGTCGCGACGCGCCGCTGACCCGTCATGGACCGCGCGCGCGTGGAGTCCCTGTCTGGACCGCCGGTGAGCTCCGGCTCACCGGCGGCGCAGCGCGCGGGACACCGAGCGCGTGCTCGCATAGCCGAGCCCGGCGGCGAGCGCGCGTCTCGTGGGGCTCGACGAGGCCA
Protein-coding regions in this window:
- a CDS encoding VWA domain-containing protein translates to MFASVAGGLLTSVAGVSAAFAQVAPLDTNHVVIIDRSGSMYGDRIALAKKAAKIYWNTLVSSNVPASQSFTEMLGVASYSDTSSITYPLTALPASGLDTAVDALVADGSTSIGAGLEEALDMLVAESPTKSARECVILLSDGQHNTPPAPSDFYGDYYNRVEEVHSIALGSGADEAMMSDIAANYGVSPGLYLRADSDTAIDQLELIGAFNRMANDCRDGGMIDQVLTEILPQSTSCADAFVSAAQIVDFTMIFVGAAAPKVYLLPPWDQTSEITETNFATSGSDLTFFSAENFKRFSLNLTQPYEEGSWQFCATNTSDQPIYLYSAVSTLADTISLRVTPSTLNVGTAPLIVEAEVSHLGSPVLGATVSAQMTGPSGAVTPLAFHDDGAAAHGDATANDGVYSLKVGQFAETGSHDVTVFADYAGSATVPMFTRQHTFGFYKNPAPPCQSLGPMSTAIVASVNGTSCFQIDRASLPTAWTPATLTLQMSPTDGVPLNGVSVSANGGTPQSAPANSWSATTTIPFPGRANDVVYQVNTTSNRQLRIQWYP